A single window of Candoia aspera isolate rCanAsp1 chromosome 3, rCanAsp1.hap2, whole genome shotgun sequence DNA harbors:
- the SBSPON gene encoding somatomedin-B and thrombospondin type-1 domain-containing protein — MGIRAAPGILALVALSALGRLAGAGCAEDGRCCPGRDPTCATTGWRLDRTYGACFCDEACEQTGDCCYDYAQACPALSCIVGEWSHWSGCAEQCKPTFRMRTRIIQQEPKNGGEPCPPLEEKAGCLEYTTHEGQDCGDVPAFITTSEYSKERKKTVVNPRWSSETEDSRSYCVEFKTESLSPYCSMETRPYARWMQYLRAGYTVCVICQEPAMHRGSFRCTGDGTDADRNTVLHWQAVGNPSCYGTWKKIQQVEECSCPLVHSFIFT; from the exons ATGGGCATCAGAGCTGCCCCGGGCATCCTGGCTCTGGTGGCGCTTTCGGCGCTCGGGCGCCTCGCCGGGGCGGGTTGCGCGGAAGACGGGCGCTGCTGTCCCGGCCGGGATCCGACCTGCGCCACCACCGGCTGGCGCCTCGACAGAACCTACGGGGCCTGCTTCTGCGACGAGGCGTGCGAGCAGACCGGCGACTGCTGCTATGACTACGCCCAGGCGTGCCCAG CCCTTTCATGTATTGTTGGGGAATGGAGTCACTGGAGTGGCTGTGCAGAGCAATGTAAACCTACCTTCCGGATGCGTACACGTATCATACAACAAGAGCCAAAAAATGGTGGGGAGCCTTGTCCTCCATTGGAAGAAAAAGCTGGTTGCCTGGAATATACAACTCACGAAGGGCAGGATTGTGGAGATG TTCCTGCTTTCATAACTACTTCTGAATATAGTAAGGAGAGAAAAAAGACAGTTGTAAACCCAAGGTGGTCTTCAGAAACAGAAGATTCTAG GAGTTACTGTGTGGAATTTAAAACAGAATCACTGTCTCCTTACTGCTCTATGGAAACTCGTCCATATGCTCGATGGATGCAGTACCTTCGAGCAGGCTACACTGTATGTGTAATCTGCCAAGAGCCAGCAATGCACAGAGGTAGCTTTCGTTGTACTGGAGATGGAACTGACGCTGATAG GAATACAGTTCTCCACTGGCAAGCAGTTGGAAACCCATCCTGCTATGGAACTTGGAAGAAAATTCAGCAAGTGGAAGAATGTTCATGTCCTCTTGTacatagttttatttttacataG